From Virgibacillus natechei, the proteins below share one genomic window:
- a CDS encoding HlyD family efflux transporter periplasmic adaptor subunit produces the protein MIRRRLIQALAVVFIGVNFLLVYVDDGENVERTSYITNWSHVFESDMLEQLHKPGVLAYAEEEHIYFDQNVGSFQEFLVEEGAQVNAGDGLYVYQVNDYVEVEANLMREVEALNGEISAVEEAIAQMDSYQIQDISPSTLDPFGFDEELPPLDEGEMLDPAETADERDERDEPEEAVEAELMKEQYIIEKEKELAQKTAQLNSVEGQLTELQSGGDTVTVVSPFQGTIKAVKETLEDPVITIEGTALHAEGELTEQERTQVEPGQEVEVRLTEQEMVMEGEVNEISESPIEVQIEGESIYPFTVAFNEMDEEVDQEDLLPGYHANVSIVMEESLGATVLFEDHVFTDSVWKMNADGKLVEQRVETGILMDTMLEITNGVTMGDTVAEEPTAQFRNGASFITPLKRSGISWDNITSYEHWSKAMVSGFLSR, from the coding sequence ATGATACGAAGAAGACTTATTCAAGCATTAGCTGTTGTATTTATAGGCGTTAATTTTTTATTGGTGTATGTTGATGATGGGGAAAATGTGGAGCGAACATCGTATATTACGAACTGGTCGCACGTTTTTGAATCGGATATGCTTGAGCAGCTCCATAAGCCAGGGGTTCTCGCATATGCGGAAGAGGAACATATCTACTTTGATCAAAACGTTGGTAGTTTTCAAGAATTCTTGGTCGAGGAAGGGGCTCAAGTGAACGCGGGTGATGGGCTTTATGTCTATCAAGTTAACGATTATGTCGAGGTAGAAGCCAATCTAATGCGTGAGGTAGAAGCCCTCAATGGAGAAATTTCGGCGGTTGAAGAGGCTATAGCACAAATGGATAGCTATCAAATCCAAGATATATCTCCATCAACGCTTGACCCGTTTGGTTTTGATGAAGAGCTGCCACCGCTAGATGAGGGAGAAATGTTGGATCCAGCTGAAACAGCAGATGAACGAGATGAAAGAGATGAACCAGAAGAAGCGGTAGAAGCAGAATTGATGAAAGAACAATATATCATTGAGAAAGAAAAAGAGTTAGCCCAAAAGACGGCTCAATTAAATAGTGTAGAGGGCCAACTAACCGAGCTTCAGTCTGGTGGCGATACCGTAACGGTAGTAAGTCCTTTCCAGGGAACAATTAAAGCGGTAAAAGAAACGCTCGAGGATCCAGTTATTACGATTGAAGGTACAGCATTACATGCTGAAGGTGAGCTAACGGAACAGGAGCGAACTCAAGTTGAGCCTGGGCAGGAAGTAGAGGTACGTCTCACGGAGCAAGAAATGGTAATGGAAGGCGAAGTAAATGAGATAAGTGAGTCGCCAATAGAAGTCCAGATAGAAGGCGAAAGCATCTACCCATTTACTGTAGCGTTTAATGAAATGGATGAAGAAGTAGATCAGGAGGACCTGCTTCCAGGCTACCATGCTAACGTAAGCATTGTGATGGAAGAGTCCCTAGGTGCTACGGTTTTATTTGAAGACCATGTATTTACTGATTCTGTATGGAAAATGAATGCGGATGGAAAACTAGTGGAACAAAGGGTGGAAACAGGTATTTTGATGGACACGATGCTTGAAATAACCAATGGTGTAACGATGGGTGATACAGTGGCAGAAGAGCCGACTGCACAATTCCGTAATGGCGCATCATTCATCACGCCACTCAAACGAAGTGGGATTTCTTGGGATAATATCACGAGCTATGAGCATTGGAGTAAAGCCATGGTTTCAGGGTTCCTTTCCAGGTGA
- a CDS encoding YihY/virulence factor BrkB family protein, which produces MIQLKKFATDFMTKFKADNVPLLAAAQAYYYLLAIFPLIIVGFTIIPYFNINPNDAVNFIGNMLPGEIASIFEENIISMIATPQGGLLTIGIIGALWAASNGINAFIKSSNTAYDVEETRPFILVRLLSLGLTLGMIVALIIAFTLPMFGNIIVSFLQSFLGLSGTMALLFQVLRWTISIVVLTSLLMLLYRFAPNKQIPFKNIIPGALTASFLWQIISLGFSFYVSNFGNYSATYGSLGGVIILMIWFFLTGLILMVGAIVNVLYHRKQEQRQYDDKTSVS; this is translated from the coding sequence ATGATTCAATTAAAAAAGTTCGCAACTGATTTTATGACAAAATTTAAAGCTGATAACGTTCCTTTATTAGCAGCAGCACAAGCATACTATTATTTACTAGCTATTTTCCCATTAATTATTGTCGGCTTTACCATTATACCGTATTTTAATATTAATCCAAATGATGCTGTGAATTTCATAGGTAACATGCTTCCAGGCGAAATAGCCTCTATTTTTGAAGAAAATATAATAAGCATGATAGCAACTCCTCAGGGTGGATTGCTCACTATTGGTATAATCGGTGCCTTATGGGCCGCGTCCAACGGGATTAACGCATTTATTAAATCGTCCAATACAGCCTATGATGTTGAGGAAACCAGACCTTTTATTCTGGTTCGCCTTCTATCACTAGGATTAACACTTGGCATGATTGTGGCGTTGATTATTGCTTTTACCTTACCGATGTTTGGAAATATTATTGTAAGCTTTCTACAATCATTTCTAGGGCTCTCAGGCACGATGGCTCTGTTATTCCAAGTATTACGTTGGACCATTAGTATTGTCGTCCTAACGAGCCTCTTAATGCTATTATATCGATTTGCACCAAATAAACAAATACCATTTAAGAACATTATCCCTGGTGCACTCACAGCCAGTTTCCTATGGCAAATCATATCCTTAGGTTTCTCGTTTTATGTTAGTAATTTCGGTAACTATTCTGCCACTTACGGCAGTCTAGGTGGTGTTATCATATTAATGATTTGGTTCTTTTTAACCGGACTAATCTTAATGGTGGGTGCGATTGTAAATGTGCTATACCACCGAAAGCAAGAACAACGCCAATATGATGATAAGACCTCTGTTTCTTAA
- a CDS encoding DUF948 domain-containing protein, translated as MGVIYLGILLCSIAFAGSVAYICLVLKRISTTMQTLGTTLGEVEKELESITPEIKETVQHTGNLVDDVSDKVNATDSVFDTLENIGNSANAVNDVYHHNREKLSDEQFQRKVTPFIEGIRWTEAAFLLYSKWKKQQSNEEPINQTGSRDEI; from the coding sequence ATGGGAGTAATCTATTTAGGAATTCTACTATGTTCAATCGCATTTGCAGGTAGCGTTGCATACATATGTCTTGTATTAAAACGCATATCCACCACGATGCAAACCCTGGGGACAACCTTAGGTGAGGTGGAGAAAGAACTGGAATCCATTACCCCGGAGATAAAGGAGACGGTTCAGCATACAGGTAATCTTGTTGATGATGTGTCGGATAAAGTGAACGCAACCGACAGTGTATTCGATACGCTTGAGAATATCGGAAATTCAGCTAACGCTGTGAATGATGTCTATCACCATAATCGAGAAAAGCTTTCCGATGAACAATTTCAGCGAAAAGTTACCCCGTTTATTGAGGGAATAAGATGGACGGAAGCTGCTTTTCTATTATATTCGAAGTGGAAAAAACAACAATCAAATGAGGAACCAATCAATCAAACAGGGAGTAGGGATGAAATATGA
- a CDS encoding DUF948 domain-containing protein, translated as MTLTGIGVLIIGVAFLVLTIFIAHTLQNLAGILSGIEKTVEKLPDQLDDVFKETGTLINQSNDTIADVNDKLEQLSPLFYIVGDVGNVTRNVTSSFVDVTETMKHNTEDSKEVSDKNSLGGLYGSFALGYYLLQKRRQARSEGATSNEQNE; from the coding sequence ATGACGTTAACTGGAATAGGTGTACTTATTATCGGGGTTGCTTTTCTTGTCTTAACAATCTTCATAGCACATACATTACAAAACCTTGCAGGTATACTTAGTGGAATTGAAAAAACAGTTGAAAAATTGCCTGATCAACTGGATGATGTTTTTAAAGAAACAGGAACGCTAATTAATCAAAGTAATGACACCATCGCTGATGTAAATGACAAATTAGAGCAATTAAGTCCGCTGTTTTACATTGTTGGAGATGTCGGGAACGTGACGAGAAATGTTACCTCTTCATTCGTTGATGTGACCGAAACAATGAAACATAACACAGAAGACAGCAAGGAAGTTTCTGATAAAAATAGCCTTGGCGGTTTATATGGATCATTTGCATTAGGTTACTATTTACTTCAAAAACGCAGGCAAGCAAGAAGTGAAGGAGCTACCTCAAATGAGCAAAACGAATAA
- a CDS encoding GNAT family N-acetyltransferase: MFKNWALNEQSYSGIWLFAEQTILNRRRLLLEGEGNIYGEKYTIVTLKERPDLEGDLNNLHSIGWTKYMREDPIAVKYWDKLLSWFPEFQYILLDEKLNPVACGNSVPFDWDGNEGSLPTGWDGVFEKGIVDYENNIQPNSLSALAIIIHPAFRGKGLSKRMVKEMKGLAIKSNFNNMVAPVRPSLKSKYPLIPMEEYIGWMRDDGTHFDPWIRTHFKIGASIIKVAETSMVIPATVKDWEKWINMKLPSSGSYIINEGLVPLELDKDANKGVYIEPNVWMKHPLV; this comes from the coding sequence TTGTTCAAAAATTGGGCACTTAACGAACAATCATATTCCGGAATATGGCTATTTGCGGAACAAACTATACTAAATAGAAGGCGTCTGCTTTTAGAAGGGGAAGGGAATATTTATGGAGAAAAATACACTATAGTTACATTAAAAGAACGTCCAGATTTAGAAGGTGACTTAAATAATTTGCATAGTATAGGGTGGACAAAATATATGAGAGAGGACCCTATAGCAGTAAAGTATTGGGATAAATTACTCTCTTGGTTTCCTGAATTTCAATATATTCTTTTGGATGAGAAATTAAATCCTGTGGCTTGTGGAAATTCAGTTCCTTTTGATTGGGATGGTAATGAAGGTAGCTTGCCAACAGGATGGGATGGGGTTTTTGAAAAAGGAATAGTAGATTATGAAAATAACATACAGCCAAATTCATTGTCAGCATTAGCTATTATCATTCATCCAGCATTCAGGGGTAAGGGTCTGAGTAAGAGAATGGTGAAGGAAATGAAAGGTTTAGCCATTAAAAGTAATTTTAATAATATGGTAGCCCCTGTTCGTCCTTCGTTAAAATCCAAATATCCTTTGATTCCAATGGAAGAATACATCGGTTGGATGAGAGATGACGGAACTCATTTTGATCCTTGGATTAGAACGCATTTTAAAATTGGTGCTTCCATTATAAAAGTGGCAGAAACATCTATGGTAATTCCAGCTACAGTTAAGGATTGGGAAAAGTGGATTAATATGAAATTACCTTCGTCGGGAAGCTATATAATAAATGAGGGTTTAGTACCTTTAGAATTAGATAAGGACGCCAACAAGGGTGTTTACATCGAACCTAATGTATGGATGAAGCATCCATTGGTCTAA
- the ant(9) gene encoding aminoglycoside nucleotidyltransferase ANT(9): MSNMTNEEIPREAFDALRIAKNVLGSKLVGMSLYGSAVSGGLRINSDVDVLAVVNQQLSEATRRKLTERLMPISGKIGDEKGMRYLEFIVINKEDSVPWQYPPRNELIYGEWLRSEFENGQIPKPIFDPDLAIVLAQAREHSVSLFGPDLSTILDPIPVTDIQKAIKESLPELIDDLKGDERNVLLTLARMWQTMAENAISPKDVAAQWAIPKLPKQQAKVLDIAKKAYLGEYDDDWDGMEAEVMSLVNHMRGKIEAYFDI, translated from the coding sequence ATGAGCAATATGACTAATGAAGAAATACCAAGGGAAGCATTTGACGCATTAAGAATTGCGAAGAATGTACTCGGGAGCAAGTTAGTTGGTATGTCTCTTTATGGTTCGGCAGTAAGTGGTGGGTTACGCATAAATAGTGATGTCGATGTCCTTGCTGTCGTAAATCAGCAATTATCTGAAGCTACTCGAAGAAAACTAACAGAACGCTTAATGCCGATATCAGGAAAAATAGGGGATGAAAAAGGAATGCGGTATCTTGAATTCATCGTTATTAATAAAGAAGATAGCGTACCTTGGCAATATCCACCGAGGAATGAATTGATATATGGGGAATGGCTTAGATCTGAGTTTGAGAATGGTCAAATTCCGAAACCAATATTTGATCCTGATTTAGCTATAGTTTTGGCACAAGCACGAGAACATAGCGTTTCACTATTTGGACCTGATTTGTCAACGATACTTGACCCCATTCCGGTAACAGATATTCAAAAAGCAATAAAGGAGTCTTTGCCAGAGTTAATTGATGATCTTAAGGGTGACGAACGTAATGTGCTATTAACTCTAGCTCGCATGTGGCAAACAATGGCTGAAAATGCAATTTCTCCAAAGGATGTGGCTGCACAATGGGCAATCCCTAAGTTACCGAAGCAGCAGGCGAAAGTGCTCGATATCGCTAAAAAAGCTTATCTTGGTGAGTATGATGATGATTGGGACGGAATGGAAGCCGAAGTGATGTCGCTGGTCAATCATATGAGGGGAAAAATAGAGGCTTATTTTGATATATGA
- a CDS encoding nucleoside/nucleotide kinase family protein: MSGTIILIGPICSGKSTVAEVLSSKTGIPQRPMDDRRFDYYKEIGFSKERQNEICENYGYMSMYEYWKPFEAHAVKRALEDYPNCIHDFGAGHSVYEDEVLLKEVKSILYNYENVFLLLPSQNEKESINVLNERLKDVTTNNDVYKLNEHFVNHKSNKLLAKYTIYTNGYSPEEIADEITEITTNNS, translated from the coding sequence ATGTCTGGTACTATTATTTTAATCGGACCAATTTGTTCTGGTAAAAGTACAGTGGCTGAGGTCCTTTCAAGTAAAACTGGGATTCCTCAGCGACCAATGGATGATCGACGATTTGATTATTATAAAGAAATAGGTTTTAGTAAAGAAAGGCAAAATGAAATATGTGAAAATTATGGTTATATGTCTATGTATGAGTATTGGAAACCGTTCGAAGCACACGCAGTTAAAAGGGCGCTAGAGGATTATCCGAATTGTATTCACGACTTCGGTGCGGGACACTCTGTTTATGAAGATGAAGTCTTGTTGAAAGAAGTCAAAAGCATCCTCTATAACTACGAAAATGTATTTTTATTGCTGCCAAGTCAAAATGAAAAAGAATCCATTAATGTTTTAAATGAAAGATTAAAAGATGTGACCACTAACAACGATGTATATAAACTAAATGAACACTTTGTTAATCACAAGTCCAATAAGCTACTAGCTAAATACACTATTTATACTAATGGCTACTCTCCAGAAGAAATTGCTGATGAAATAACTGAAATAACTACTAACAATTCGTAG
- a CDS encoding ATP-binding protein: MKRLVIITVGKTHSGKSTFAKDLENELDNSFVMDQDNNAEFINTYYKKLQPKSGPNTLKHSISKLIVDYAKEHTDLHIIASSANRTKKGRKYLLEEIYPKDEFVRIIVHFDIPDKVLHWRVTNSKRSTDIFRGAYSNFEEVLLRQQAESQLEDVVDPVEGESDSLFVIKDNLEVDSVIKEIVHISKGYN, translated from the coding sequence GTGAAAAGGTTAGTGATTATAACAGTTGGTAAGACCCATAGTGGAAAAAGTACTTTTGCAAAGGATTTAGAAAATGAGTTAGATAATTCTTTTGTTATGGACCAAGATAACAATGCTGAATTTATAAATACATATTACAAAAAGTTGCAACCCAAATCTGGACCTAATACACTTAAACATTCTATCTCAAAGTTAATTGTTGATTATGCTAAAGAACACACTGATTTGCATATTATTGCTAGTAGTGCAAATCGAACTAAAAAAGGGAGAAAGTATTTACTGGAAGAAATCTATCCTAAAGATGAGTTTGTCCGTATCATAGTTCATTTTGATATTCCAGATAAAGTTCTGCATTGGCGAGTTACTAATAGTAAACGTAGTACAGATATATTTAGAGGTGCTTATTCTAATTTTGAGGAAGTGTTATTAAGGCAACAAGCTGAATCTCAATTAGAAGATGTTGTGGATCCAGTGGAAGGGGAATCGGACAGTTTATTCGTAATTAAAGATAACTTGGAGGTTGATTCTGTAATAAAAGAAATTGTTCATATTTCCAAAGGCTATAATTGA